Within the Flavobacteriales bacterium genome, the region TATGCCATCAAATACGTTGAAATGCCGGAGGAGATGAAAGGGTTTGAAAGCATGCTGCCTTCCACCATGCACATGCGCATCAAAGGAAAGAAAGCGCGGATCGAGCAAGATGTATTGGGTGGAAGCCAGGTGGTGGTTGCGGATGATGACAACAAAACGGGCTTTGTGCTGATGGACATGATGGGACAAAAGATCGCCGTTCAACTGTCCAAAGAAGAGTTTGAGGCGGAGGAAGAGCAAAAGGAAAAACCCCAGATCAAATACCTGGAGGAAACCAAAACCGTGGCTGGTTATACATGCCACAAAGCCATGGTTACCGATGCCAATGGCACCACCACGCTCTGGTATA harbors:
- a CDS encoding DUF4412 domain-containing protein, with amino-acid sequence MNTLNLRMAAVRKRAMHAALMIAMCFPTVFAMAQDTFEGHIEYAIKYVEMPEEMKGFESMLPSTMHMRIKGKKARIEQDVLGGSQVVVADDDNKTGFVLMDMMGQKIAVQLSKEEFEAEEEQKEKPQIKYLEETKTVAGYTCHKAMVTDANGTTTLWYTKELGMFKHKDYETLDGFPLEYETAQNNMHLNMQATVVEKGSVADNLFTIPDGYQVMSMDDLKGMMGE